Genomic segment of Dermacentor albipictus isolate Rhodes 1998 colony chromosome 5, USDA_Dalb.pri_finalv2, whole genome shotgun sequence:
CCATTTCATGCCACAGAACTGCTTTATCTTGCTAGAAATAAAGGCTCTTCCATTGTCGAAGATGAGTTTTTGGAGAATGCCGAAAGTAGCTAAGAGACTTAGTACATCGATGACAACTGTGGATGTTGGTTGTGTCACATGACGGACTTCCACCCACCTTGTGTATGTGTCCACAACTAAGTAGGTGCGTTCGTGTAGTGGCCCCACGAAATCAATGTGCACTGTGTTCCACAATGTCTGGGGACAGTCCCAGGCGGGAATAGTAACTTTGCGTGGACTCTTCTGCATTGACTGGCATTTACAGCAATGTCGTACCGTTTCTTCGATAACCTTGTCGACTCCGGGCCACCATACATAGCTTCTTGCGCACTCCTTTATGGCTACCATTTCTCGGTGACCAGCATGTAGAAGTTCCAGAACGTGAGAGAGCGCTGAGCTTGGTATAATCACCCGTGACCCAATCGTGAGGCAGTCACGAGGAACTGCCAGTGCAGTCGCTCTTTGTCGGTAAGGAGTGAAGTCATCTCCAGTGAGTTTCTTTACTGTGCCATCATGCACTGGCTTGTACAGCCTTTGCAGGATATTGTCTTGTCAAACGTGCTATCTCTGTGGCTGTAAACGGTGATCTCGACAACGCTTCAAACAATAGCACGTcgccaggtagccatggctcgtcAGTGCATTCTGGTAATGGCAATCGGCTCAATGCATCTACGTTTTGATGGTTCTTGCCATGCCTGTAGACAATGTTGTAGTCACACTCAGGACTCTTGATACACCATCTGGTCATTCGTTGTGAGAGGACTTGAGCCGTTGGTTTCACCGGGCCCAGTATACGAAGCAGTGGGTGATGGTCAGTGACAAAAGTTACCTTTATTCCCGCAACATATTTGTCGAACTTATGAGCTGTGAACACTACAGCAAGGCCTCTATGCAACTGTGCATAGTTTCGTTCTGCCGGCCCAAAAGTCCTAGATACAAATGCGATCGGTGCTTCTCTATTCTTATCATCATGTTGAGACAAAACAGCTCCTATGGTGAAGCGTCGCATGAGACAAGAAGCTCCTTCCATTCGTCATAGTGTGCCAGTACGGTCTGACTGAGAAGCAATGTCTTAAGTTCGTCAAACCCTTCTTGATGCTGAGTTTCCCATCTCTACATGGCATCCCGCTGAAGGAGCTGGCAGAGATAGCTGGCAATAGTTGCCCTGCTCTTCAAGAATCTGTTGTAGAAAGCCAGCATTCCTAGAAATGACTGCAGCACTTGCTTGCAATCTGGTGTGGGAGCCTCAGAAATAGCTTGAACTTTCTCTCCGCAGGTGTGAACTCCTGTTTGGTCAATTCGGCATCCTAGAAAAGATACGTGTCTCACTAAAAAATGGCACTTGTCTTTTCCAAGGCACAGATTGTACATGTGCAGCCTCTTGAGGACTTCTTTCAATCTGATGGCGCATACCGTGGTGTCCTTTCTACTGATGATCACATCATCTAAGTATGCACAAATGCCTGCAATGCCAGAAAGCATAGTCTCCATGAACTGTGGAAAAATGGCTGGTGCTGCAGAGATTCCAAAAGGCAACCGTTTGACCTTGTAGAGCCCTTTCAGCATTTTGTGGGTCAATATCTGATGTCTGTGGTGCCACATGAAGTTGCTGGTAAGACTGTACTAAATCCATAGTGCTGAAGACCTTGCTGCCCCTCAAGTGCCTGAGGACCTCATCTGTTGTGGGAAGTGGGTAATCTGCCTTCTTCGATACCCGATTCACTGTACAATGGTAGTCGCCGCATATTCGTAATGAGCCGTTCTTCTTTTGAATGAGTACCGACAGGCGTTGCCCAATCCGAATGCTGCGCAGGATGATGACGTTCGTCTGAAGCCGTAGTGGGTCATGTGTCCGTGTGGCTTTGAATGTGACCTCACCGATAAAAAAGCAGGCTGTACCTGAGCCGACCTCAAAATCCAAGGATTTGCCACGAGAGTCCGATACTAATGCATGCTATCTATCCAGACATATATACAAcagatagatgcaaagtgtgtgACACCAGAGCCATGCTAGAACACGTTATGGGAATGCCAGGGACTAATACAGGACAATGAGAGCAAAGTTTCCAttgacagcctccgcgcgcgatggCGGGCTGCACTGCTTAGCTTGAACCTgaaagaccaactctgggctgtgcAGCGGGCCAAGGGAGCCGCCGAGAagcaagaactcttggccgtaacctcagcgggtgccccagcccactaactcaCTGGACGCGAATCGTTCcaattcgaaataaagttttctcactcactcactcccatTCCAGGATCTCCAGGAGCCAGAGCTGCCACTGAATTCGAGTAGCCAACCAAAGTCGGATGTCGCCATGTTAAGCCTTGACGTCGGTGAAGTGCCAGCGAGTCCAGAGTTTTCCTCGTCGCCAAGTGTTATGTCTCTACAGCTGTGGTTGGCTGTCGACGATTCATTAACTCAAGGAAACAGGTTCATATTAGCACACAGTAGTTTAGGCGCAGGAGCCAGCACTGGTGAGGCTTTCGTTCCGTGATGCACGCTCGTGTCTAAAACCACCAGTGCCTTCGCATGCGCACTTCATTGTTGTCATCTTCTGGTGACATATCATATACTAATGCAAAAATTACATTGTCAGTATTGCCACTGATCCCATGACGACACCTGCTCAACAGATACGTCAAAACTAAGATGTACAACCCTCATGCTGGCTCATTTTAAAACCTTGTTCCATTGTTTATCCATTTATCATGACAAATAACATTGATTTGAAAATGGGTGCAGCCAAAAATTTTGTATAGGCAACATTCAACTATGCGACACATGTATGTCAGAAGTTGTGAAATGAGGGACGAGACTAGACTTCAATGTCAACAAGGACGTTGAGGTATGGTTGCCGAAAACAGTCGAGGTAACGTCTTCTGAGAGCACCTTAACCACAAGGGACAAGGTTAAGCAACGTCATCAAATCCGATTTGACAATGCGGTGAAATCAAACCTTGTTAGCTCATTTGCCCTGCGTCACGGAAATGGACTCTTGCAGTGAATGCCTTAGCCATTCTAAGCAGCGCAGAAGTAAACAAAAGGCACCACATTTACTAATTGGCAACGGTTGTGCAATGCATTTACTAACATTCGCTCGCTTTTTACAGTTTAGAGCAGGCCACACAGCGATCTTTAACTTGAGCAGCAGTGCCTTTAGTATTGTGCATTGGCAAATGCTGCGGCTACATTTCAAGGCTTCCTTTGTCTTTCCTGCACAAGGAAGTAGATAAAGGAATGCAAGTAAGATGGTACCAGTTCCATGGCTACTTGATGGAATGGTGCACTTCCCCATTGAGTGGCCATGCTAGCACCGAGCATGACATTGCTTACAAGCTGCGCTCTTTGGCAGTGCATGGACAGTTTAGCATATATAGCTTAGTGGCTACCATGTGATACATGTAGTACACCCATTCCAATAGCCCAGTTAAAACTCGCTTTCACACAAAACTTATTAATATCTCGAGTACTCCTCCACATTTTTGCAGAACGTCAACTTTACAAACGTGTACTGACAGAGCACCCTCCCCTTGGTAAACCCTGCAGACCTCTGTAATGCACCAGATTTGAggggcccttcaccaggtctggccatttcaagccgacaagcacagtgcatacaatgtGCACAAACAATCGTGCCTACCAAGTATTACATCCCTACGTGCtgcggaaagagcttaaattttaaACCAAACGCCATTTGCCCTCCTTGAGGGCACCGCATCCCCAGCAGAAGAGTCTACGTCAATTGCATAAGtacgcctacgtacatggcagtgctgaGACATCGCTCAgagtgactttgagaattattcaaagcaacTTCAGTTATTTGTCTAACCTGTTACTTCAGTATTGAGACcaattagagaaataataaaacatacaaactgaatgtctgcatgtttttgttttacttcgtaccgtagCAAGACAGGCGTACTTCCGTTTCGTGTGGATGTTCTCACGCTTGCGTGCAGggaatgaaactttgtcatttccTACCGGGTACCAGTGCTGCGATCacgctcttttatcctctcgcgcCAGCCTCAGTGCTTGTGACAGTGGCACTGATAATCGGATTTTCTTGTGCAGAGTGCGCAAAATTGTCTGCGGCGAGGAACAAGACAAACACAGCAGCTCGCGCACGGAGCTGTCACCAAACGTGCACCACTCGCAAAAAcccgacaaaaaaaataaataaaggaagacGGGCCCATGACGTATTTGTGACACGATGCTGCAGCTCCTGTAttggagaatgcagggaaggaatttcgcttgcacaGGCTAGATGGGGAAAATGGAGAAAGTGTCTATGTTAGCGGTGatgcttgcctcctgaaatcggGTTTGcggcacttcaaatatttctatctctgccaTTAATGAACTAATTTTAATAATTCTTGCAGTAGAACACTCTTTAGAAGGTGTGTAACAAtgtccagcatataaccaaaatttgctatgtggcctggtgaggcgCCCTTTAGAGGACCCCTCACCAAGTATGGTCGCTGCAAGTAAGCAAGCCCGATGTATAGATCATGCAGTGACGACAGTGTCTACAAAATATTGCAGCATTGTATCCCATGGAAAGAACAAGAAACTCAAAGGAAAGCCTGTGAATCCTTAACTTCAGAGTAGCCAGTCACCTTGCCAGCAGAGATAATCTTGCTGGTTTTGCCTATCACATCACAGGTCTCGGTTACAATGCACAAATAGCCAGCAACAATGTAAACACAGGTATTTGCATGAAATGCAAAGCACATAAAACCGCCACCATAAGTGTGCTTCGCACAGcaagaacagaagaaagaaaaagacggagGCAGAATGTGGGATGTAAACATCACCAACATATATATTTGGGCTAGTTGGCCCAGATTCACATAGTATTTTAACATCATCTACTTCTTTAACATCTGGTGTCCTCTGCTTTCTTGTCCCGTGTCTTTTCCTGTTAAAGTAGAATGCCTGCCAACTTGAGAACATTAAAGTTTGTCTGTCATGCACACAACACCTTAATGAGCTTGAAACAAGACTTCTAAGGGTATGGTAAGAGACTAATGAGAAAAACTTTTTTGTGGGCAGATTTCTTTTAATTGATAAAACATTAGTAAAATTCTACAACGAGCCCAAATTCATAAACTTTATGAAATAATCTCAAGAGTTGGCAGGTGTGAAGTACTATGTAAATGTCATGCGAACCCttcaataaagaagaaaagaCGAGGAATATTGCTTGAGGATGCTGTTCAAGGAAATGGGAGATAgcctctgctgctgctgtgtaGGTAAACTCCTTGCATCATCACTGTGCaaattttaattaaattatggggttttacgtaccaaaacgactttctgattatgaggcacgcagtagtagaagactccagaaatttcgaccacctggggttctttaacgtgtacctaaatctaagcacgcaggTGCTTTCGCGTTTTGCctctatcgaaatgtggccaccgagGCTGggttttgatcccgcgacctcgtgctcagcagcccaacaccacagccactgagcgaCCATGGTGGGTAAAATTTTAATTTGCTTATTACCTCCACTATTAGTAAACCCTTTTGAATATTTTTGCAATAAGACGCTCCATGGACAACACTCTGCAGCATCTAGTATGTGCCCAAAATTTCTGACAGGACCTGATGAAGTACCCTATAATTTTGCTTATTATGGTCACTGTACAGTGGCCGACCATAGCTGTCCACTTTCTATGTGAAACCACACAAACGAGATCGTGCGTGCCAATGAGATGTAATGACTGGACGGAAGAAGTGCAGTAGCCACATGTTTATTACTCATTGTATTTGGCATGCCTTCATGCTCAGTTAATGTACATTTTCTGCTTAAACGCTGGATGCCGAATTTGTCTACATCTTATGATGAATCATGAGCATCATATAAGATAGGATAGGTTTTGAATATGACTCTATGTGCCTTCTTTTACCATTTCAGTGGCAACACTTTTCATGATGCACACTGTGTGGCTACAGACACCATTAAGCACACAAGAAGGTTGCCCAAATAAACAATTTGAGTAATTTTTAATCACAACATCATAACACTGCCCACAAGGTGCTTGCATGAACTTAAAACAACCTCCACTGGAAACTATACAGACATAACCTCCAAATGGTCCCTGCATACCACATTTGGTTAAAGCATGAGTTGAATGTGCTGTTTCACTCAAGGACTCGCATGCATTCAAGTGTCAAGTGGCTAGATCTTTCCACACTGGTTTCAATAAGGAGCATTCAGCAACGTAATGTAGCTGAATAAAGTCTGACACTATTTGTGTGAACGCACAGTGTTGAGTACAGATTGACAAAAGATGACACCTGTTCTTAATGATTCTGCCACAAGCTTACGCACTGTCCATAGACTTTTGTCtaccagtctttttttttttttttcagaagcacaCACACCACACGAAGAACCCATCTGAAGCAGTAAACAAAAGTCAACAACATGACTGCTGCAAAGATAGGGACCTCAGTGCTACCTGTTTTCCATAAAATAAAATGGCACTGGTCGTGGTATTCGTTCCGTGCCACATGGTTCCATAAGTGCTTTATCATCCATATACCTTCTCAATGCATCAGGGATGACCACGGAATTGTCCTTCTGCTGGTAGTTCTCCACAATAGCTGTAAGCATCCTCGGAACTGCACAGGCCGTGCCGTTAGTTGTAAACACATAGGATGGCGCCTCCCCCAGTGTTTTTCGACAAGTGATGCCGAGCCTGCGGCTCTGGTAATCAGTGCAGTCTGAAGCACTGCTGATCTCACCATACCGTCGGCTACCTGGCATCCAAGCTTCCATATCTAGCTTACGGTATGCTGGCAGCCCAAGGTCAATGGGGGGCATGTCTGAAAGTTGCACGTGGAGGTTGAGGTCTCGGCATATCTCCTTCTGGATCTCGACAAACTCCTTACGCAGTTCAGCACTCTGGCCGGGTGGAGCAAAACCAAACATTTCCACCTTGTTGAACTGGTGGACCCGGTAGATGCCTTTCTCTTGCTGGAAGAAATAAGAACCGATAAGAAACAAACAAtaccttttaattttttttatagaaCCACATAAAATAAACTCTCGCTGTAAATCGGGAAACTGAGAACGAGGCTACTATACTAAAGCAAGAAACAGTCAAACTGAATTGCCGCGCTTATCATCTGTGACACGCAAACCACTGTTGTGTATAGTTagcaattttttaaaaagaaaaaaataccgcGCTCCGGAGAGAGTACGAGAAGCAAACAGATCAGGCTCGTTCTTTGCGCTTGACACTACAAATTAAAACATGGTAATAGCCACTACGTAACCTGAAACTGGCAATACTTAGTGGGATAGTTGGGGTGGTTTACAGTCCTTGCCCCTGATCAACCACCTCTCACCTTCGTCGACGATATCTCAGCCCGATAACAGCGGCTGACCGCCATCAGTCGTTGGGGCAGGTCAGACATCTCTAAGCATTGGTCGCGGTACATGTTCGCCAAGCCCATCTCCGCTGTGCCAGAGAGGCACACCTCGGTTCCCCAGTTAGTCCTGAGGCGATACACCTGGTTCCTCAGTCCAGTCGTGAGCATGCCACAGGCTTCCAAGTGCGCGGGATGCAGTAAGTCCGGGACGTACACTGGAGTGAAGCCTTTCTTCAATAGCTTGTCGACAGTGAAATCAATGAGAGCTTGTTCCATACGGGCTAGGTCCCCGCGGAAGAAGTACGTCCGCTCGCCGCACATGACGTTGTAGTTCGGATCTGCCTGAAGCAAGCCCATCCTTGTCATGAGATATTCGAACCGCCTGGGGACAAAATCCATTTGCCGCTTTTCGCCAATAACGTCCACGACAACTGGTTCGTCGCTTTCCCTTCCCAGCACGTCTGGGTGTGTCATGTTAGGCAGCCTGGCGATGGCACGCATCAGGTCGATCCGCATTTGTTCGTTTTTGTGTCTCACCTTGAGCTCTTCCCACAGCGTCCTAATTTCGTCTAAGTCTGCGACGCATCCCCTCCTTGTAAGATTCTTCGTGATAAGGTCGTGGTTTGCGAAGTCCGCGTAGAATTCGACGTCGAGGTCGAAAAGGCGATGCGTACCTTCCCTGAAGTGTCGAGCGGGAGCGAAAACTTGTTTTCCAAGCCTTGCGAAAGGTTGTAACTGTCTTATAAATAGCATGGTAGTGTTTATAATTTACACAGAAGAAAAGCTTATAACGCAACTTGCATTCTATCGCTTCCCCGGTGTAATTACCAAGTTTCGCATTAAACTACTGCGCGGATCTGCGGATCGGTGCATGTGCACTTTCCAGTGGAAGCAGACATGTTGTAGTCATGGTTTGCAGACTGCCAAAGGCAAAGTCACCGAAACCAAccgaaacagcctccgcgccgGCTGTTGCTAAAAAAGTATGTACAACGAttgagcgccgccatgttgctacgcgccgaggttgccagctcctgagacgcttgctagacttggtgacagtagtcagttttaatccggcaaccatagcagcatggcgtctcgcttgtggtgttgtgatgtgtgcgtgccgccgtgtttgggctttataagttggttctttattctgtgttgcgggaaggtgtgggtgtggtccatgttggccgtacaggtggcagttatgcaaccgagggatgatcatgttgaagtttccggcggtatgcggttttcagcggtcacgcctgttgcaggagtgtcactcgacgaggttacgagctcgaagctgtggtcagattcctcgttggtgttccgtaattctcttcgcacgtgCGCGGTATGTtacaaaagccgctttcgcgatctatcgtcgcgacgatagatcgggttttttcaTTTTAAGTACTGacacagctgtagggcacatgtaaccgacaaacggaagtctcaggagagcgcctgagattataataaagcaggcggtgcaggaactgcagggcacccaagggacagtggggggatcaaagctcgaagcagaacgttaCATAGGTTggtgccgccgaggcaggtgtgtgccagggagtgttcgcacggacagctcccctggcacgcgcagcagtgcctcgcaaggtcgagatactttaaaggcacccgcgcccatgatctttattttgcctcggtgcagggagcaagattaaccaaaataatatggagggcgaatgcctcatgacaaatgtagctcgcgtcgcctggcgtgtgtagtaatatcagagttcattgtacgaactttatgcataatacgctttgttacggtaccttaacggaatgggtctagaggacggtgttggtacattttttcgtaccgccctaatcctatacccccactacaaacacacacacacatacccccttttttatgtatacatacaattccttgccatgacggatcatagcctcctttatttttgaaaaatagaggaggctatggaccgattgaccagttcaagttgtcaacttgtcagtaactgtcataggaatcactgtaataaacacaattccacgatcagattgtttactttcatattttgttgtaacacttgaggactacatagaactttactttgtatatgtgagagaagtatgtggatatcacgagcttaagccaatgtgtgatacaaagcagctgctacaacgtgaactgcattgagggccacacaacacatacgtaattaaaggtgcaaaatatagggggaagcttcaaaatacgctctgtagcactgcaaagtataacatgtattgtatgtgtacaataaatgttaaaaaatacaatgcatcaatgtcccatttgccttcaagtttattatgaagttcaagtttactgaagtttattatgagcatatgtacaacaggaatctactgacacacccgcagtcaaggtggctgttcgaggtgtgctggctgcctcagtgtaagaaaaagaaattgggtaaaagtcgacaccagtgccactgcttcttgcctctgacctgcacgtgcctctgcggcatctttgtgcacaagtgtgctggcgtggcgaggcgtaggagtcatccgagagaagtggagaagtggctgttcacattgcctgtcactttccctcaaatgtttccttggcgactagggtgacacacctgcagtcaaggtggctgttcgaggtgtgctggctgcctaaacgaaataaaaagaaattagatgaatgtcaataccagtgctattgcttattgcctcttacctgcatttggctccacggcctcttggcttgcggagtctgtatgagggagctgctgtggctaggcgtaggcattgtctaagcaaaaagaaaaggccatttaaatggggaattatggaaataaatgcagttatgtctgcttcttgcactcttcttgcctaaatgttttcaaacatagtgtccagaacacaccagcactttgactgcttctgctttttacctgcaggtgttgctgcgagatagtatggctgcgtgcagcattgtaacacttggtggaggcatttgaagtggtagccaagaatagaaagaatcatccttgtctgcacgaatgctttcaatttctaaatgcagtggtaactatcactattggtgcaaggcccccccacatctatgtggcaagtgccatagctcgaaactgaattgttcctttagtgtttcacaaggcatctgatatgtccacattagatgtgatgtgtttgtttttatttatcccagtgtggagagagcatcattaaatgttttttttttatttttgcgtgtcttgttttttggtttatttctgaatttatcatgatgctaaagtgacttatgtaatggcaatcagcttttgttttgcagaaaaacaatgcatttcctgacccattgtttgacatcccctcactcgcataattttgcagagtattctacctatattgacttgcttgacctccactaaag
This window contains:
- the SerRS-m gene encoding serine--tRNA ligase, mitochondrial → MLFIRQLQPFARLGKQVFAPARHFREGTHRLFDLDVEFYADFANHDLITKNLTRRGCVADLDEIRTLWEELKVRHKNEQMRIDLMRAIARLPNMTHPDVLGRESDEPVVVDVIGEKRQMDFVPRRFEYLMTRMGLLQADPNYNVMCGERTYFFRGDLARMEQALIDFTVDKLLKKGFTPVYVPDLLHPAHLEACGMLTTGLRNQVYRLRTNWGTEVCLSGTAEMGLANMYRDQCLEMSDLPQRLMAVSRCYRAEISSTKQEKGIYRVHQFNKVEMFGFAPPGQSAELRKEFVEIQKEICRDLNLHVQLSDMPPIDLGLPAYRKLDMEAWMPGSRRYGEISSASDCTDYQSRRLGITCRKTLGEAPSYVFTTNGTACAVPRMLTAIVENYQQKDNSVVIPDALRRYMDDKALMEPCGTERIPRPVPFYFMENR